The region AGGGGAACACGAGGGCAGCAGGACGTCAGGAGTGCCCAGGGAGTGATGAGGCCAGGGAGATGAGTGCAAGGAGTGATGTGAAAGGGATGGGGAGACCAGGAGGAGAACAGGGAACGAtgggatggagagagagagatcagGAGGGTCCCAAGGAGGAATGGGATGAGGACAGGGAGATAGGAGGAACCCAGGGAATGATGGGATGGGGCTAAGGAACAATGGAATGAGGCCAAGGAGATCAGGAGGAGTCCAGGGAGTGAGGGAGTGAGAATGTGGAGTGATGGGATGGGGCCAGGGAGATCAGGAAGAGAACGGGAGACAACGAGGAGCCCTGGGAGTGATGGGACTGGGACATGGAACAATGGGATGATGATGCAGAGATAAGGAGGAGCCcaggggcagtgggatggagaCAGGGAGATCAGGAGGAGCCCTGGGAGCGATGGGATCAGGACATGGAACAATGGGATGAGTACGGGGTACAGGGAGGAGCCCAGGGAGCGATGGAATGAGGCTAGGAAGTGATGAGTGCAGAAGATCAGGAGGAGCCAAGGGAGTGCTGGGATGGGGCCGGgtgggagccagggctgcagtgaggGTCCTTCTGCAGGTGCTCCATGGGCTGCTCCCCCCCGGGGGGTTGGGTGGTGAGAGGGCTCTCCCAAGGGTGAGGAGATGCTCGGGGGGAGGTGGATCACCAGGAGCCAGCCAGGATCCCAGGGCAGCACGTGGGAGGTGAGTGCTGCAGggccctgtggggctgcagctggagagagcctGGGAGAGAGGCAGGGCTTGGAAATGCACTTGGAGAGGTAATGGGAGGTTTTGGAGCAAGAGCAGAGCACTTGCAAATGTTTCCTTGGGAGGgtcaggagaggaaggaagctGACCAGGGGCACCAAAGGGCAGCTGAGAGAGGCCAAAACCTGTTTGTTTGTGGAAGAGAAGAACCAGGGCAGGAGagaagggctctgagctgggtGTGGGGAAGCTCTGGAGCATCGCTGGGATCACCCTTAGGGCAGCTTctcatttttggggtgtttttatCTCTCTTCTCACCTCTGATCtgagcaggaacagctgcaaAAAGGAGGATCAAGGGGCTCGAAAGCTCCACGGGAGGGTTTTTATCCCTTCCAGAatcctgggaggagcagggcagaagtCAAAGCCCCCGGCAGGCCTggcagggagccagggcagctcctgctgtgctcccacacCGAGGGCCTCATGCTGCTTTTAGCCAAATTCCTCTGTTTTCCTTAGTTCTCCTGCCTGGTCTTTATTTTCCATGCCGTGCACGGAGCCTCGGCGCAGCCTGTGTGGAGGGCTCGGGGTAATTAGCGGTGAATTAGTGACAGGGTTGGGATTGTGCTGTGGTGGATTGTTAATGAACttggttttctctttcaggATGCCCAGGAGTTTTCCAAGCTGTTCATGTCTCTGCTGGAAGATACTTTgtccaaacagaaaaacccagaTGTCCGGAACATTGTGCAAAAGCAGTTCTGTGGAGAGTATGCCTATGTCACGGTGTAAGTAATAATTTTGGGAAGACcctttctgtaaatatttaaatttttagaaGGATTTAGGAGGGGAAGATCCCTCTTagcagc is a window of Motacilla alba alba isolate MOTALB_02 chromosome 21, Motacilla_alba_V1.0_pri, whole genome shotgun sequence DNA encoding:
- the LOC119710470 gene encoding leucine-rich repeat extensin-like protein 5, translating into MLQSFPTPSSEPFSPALVLLFHKQTGFGLSQLPFGAPGQLPSSPDPPKETFASALLLLQNLPLPLQVHFQALPLSQALSSCSPTGPCSTHLPRAALGSWLAPGDPPPPEHLLTLGRALSPPNPPGGSSPWSTCRRTLTAALAPTRPHPSTPLAPPDLLHSSLPSLIPSLPGLLLISLSPSHCPWAPPYLCIIIPLFHVPVPSLPGLLVVSRSLPDLPGPIPSLHILTPSLPGLLLISLASFHCSLAPSHHSLGSSYLPVLIPFLLGTLLISLSPSHRSLFSSWSPHPFHITPCTHLPGLITPWALLTSCCPRVPLCTLAGACSPTSPFMFAARSQTQLGAAQ